The genomic DNA GTGGGTCTCCAAAGCGCCCCCCCGGAACCTTCCTCAAAGCGAAGGGGAATGGGGAGCAGGGGGAAGCAAGTGCGGGGTGCGGGTCTACCTGCACCTGTGGGAGGGGGTACGACCTTTCCTGAGGCAGGTACGTGAGGACACAGCCGTTTTACTGCTTGGAGAGGCATACGGTGTTGGAAGCTTTCTCCTTTCTTCATCCTCTCGGAGCCGTTAAGACTGCGAGACCCTCTTTTGAAGTTCAGGGGCGATTCAGGCTATACTAGCCTAAGCTGAGCGTCCCGGAACCCTATGCCGCGACCTCAACTTTCCGAAGCCCAGGAAGATTACCTGAAGAACCTCCTCCTCTTGGAGCTCGAGGGCCAGACACCGGTTTCCACCCAGGCCCTAGCCACCCGCATGGGGGTTCGCCCCCCCTCGGCCACCGAGATGCTAAAGAAGCTAGCCCTTCTCGGCCTTGTGGACCACCAGCCTTACCAGGGGGCAAGCCTGACCCTTGCCGGGCGGAAGGTAGCCCTAGAAGTCCTGCGCCACCACCGCCTCCTCGAGGCCTACCTGCACCAGGCCCTGGGTTTCGGCTGGGAAGAGGTGCATGAGGAAGCCGAGCGCCTGGAACACGTGATCAGCGAGGCCTTTGAAGCCCGCATCGCCGAGCTCCTGGGCCACCCCCCCTTTGACCCCCACGGGGACCCCATCCCCACCCAGGACCTGGCCCTGCCCGAGGCGCCCGCCACACCCTTGGCCGAGGCCCCGCTGGGAGAGGTGCGGGTGGTGCGGGCCTTGGTCCAAGACCCGGGTACCCTGAACCTCCTGGCCCGGCTCGGCCTGGTGCCGGGCGCCCGTCTGCGGGTCCTGGAGCGGCACAACGGGGTGCGGGTGGCGCTGGGACAGGAGGTCTTCCTCCTACCCCCAGACCTCGCCGCTGCCGTAGGGGTGGAGGCGGCATGAGGACCATAGACCTGCGGAGCGACACCCTCACCCGGCCCACCCCGGCCATGCGCCGGGCCATGGCCGAAGCGGAAGTGGGGGACGACGTTTACGGGGAGGACCCCACGGTGAACCGCCTCCAGGCCATGGCGGCGGAGCGGCTCGGTTTTGAAGCAGCCCTCTTCCTCCCCACGGGAACCATGGCCAACCTTCACCACGGTCATGGTTTCCCTCTCCAAAGGGCTCGGGGCCCCGGTGGGAAGCCTGCTCCTCCTCCCTAAGGCCCTCTTGCCCGAGGCGTTGCGCTACCGCAAGCTCCTGGGCGGCGGTTGGCGCCAAGCGGGGGTCTTAGCGGCGGCGGGAATGGTGGCCCTCAACGAGGGCCCTGCGCACCTGGC from Thermus sp. LT1-2-5 includes the following:
- a CDS encoding metal-dependent transcriptional regulator: MPRPQLSEAQEDYLKNLLLLELEGQTPVSTQALATRMGVRPPSATEMLKKLALLGLVDHQPYQGASLTLAGRKVALEVLRHHRLLEAYLHQALGFGWEEVHEEAERLEHVISEAFEARIAELLGHPPFDPHGDPIPTQDLALPEAPATPLAEAPLGEVRVVRALVQDPGTLNLLARLGLVPGARLRVLERHNGVRVALGQEVFLLPPDLAAAVGVEAA